One part of the Phycisphaeraceae bacterium genome encodes these proteins:
- a CDS encoding exosortase/archaeosortase family protein: MDTRDLPAKTAGPNQSDTSASTHHLRWQIVASVLVLVCFCALFWEWLYRQHQFSLNQIEDWGHAWFVPVIAGYMIWLKRGELAGKQRSVFWPAIAIIPASVAIYITFVIWFSNHMFQGYAIVLAALGTALFLYGPRVFPLLLLPIGYLGFAAKISQRPMEILTFRLQRFAAVGAEMLLEVLGIFFGYSTSRLGNTLELVDGDGISHPLNVAEACSGMRMVIAFLALGTAVALIVCKKWWQRVILIALSVPLAVGLNVVRVTVLGLLSLINDKLAQGEAHSIVGILLLIPGLGLFFGLTWVLNRIVIDSNADSTKSTKPAGSVRAWALRALPPTRAAITVVCLLLVSRIVFYGTVKSLRIQLQKDPIYPASGQAVSTIPRETTSWVQIGIDQVESSEVVEELGTQNYVSRNYEEKHAPEGREKRAVQLHVSYYTGQIDTVPHVPDRCFIGGGMGLKTAMHNVPLNLNISRWMLDDDVPEDWAGRIYTAPTSYFGSGNGNRVRLPLDPEHIELRLGSFTEAQRDETVIAGYFFIANGQVAASPDQVRLMAFNLTDTYAYYAKIQVTGSSTRGIQTEDDLVEAAEGLLSEILPDIMLCLPDWVEVKFGRYPPENTLKEQNTDPASAG; encoded by the coding sequence GTGGATACACGTGATTTGCCAGCGAAAACTGCCGGTCCGAATCAAAGTGATACGTCGGCTTCCACACACCACCTGCGCTGGCAGATTGTGGCGAGTGTGCTTGTACTTGTCTGCTTCTGCGCCCTTTTCTGGGAATGGCTGTACCGCCAGCATCAGTTCAGTCTGAATCAGATCGAGGATTGGGGCCACGCATGGTTTGTGCCGGTCATTGCCGGATACATGATCTGGCTCAAGCGCGGCGAGTTAGCTGGGAAGCAGCGTTCTGTATTCTGGCCCGCAATCGCGATCATCCCTGCAAGTGTGGCCATCTACATCACATTTGTGATCTGGTTTTCAAACCACATGTTCCAAGGATATGCGATCGTCCTGGCAGCACTTGGTACTGCTTTGTTTCTTTATGGCCCACGTGTTTTTCCACTTCTTCTTCTACCGATTGGATATCTCGGGTTTGCAGCAAAGATCTCCCAGCGCCCTATGGAGATTCTCACATTCCGCCTTCAGCGGTTTGCGGCAGTTGGCGCGGAGATGCTGCTAGAGGTACTGGGCATTTTCTTCGGGTATTCAACATCGCGTTTGGGAAACACACTGGAACTCGTTGACGGCGACGGCATCTCTCATCCGCTCAATGTTGCGGAAGCGTGCTCAGGAATGCGGATGGTCATTGCGTTTCTTGCGCTGGGCACAGCAGTCGCACTCATCGTGTGCAAGAAATGGTGGCAGCGTGTCATACTCATCGCACTCTCGGTACCACTCGCGGTTGGTCTGAATGTCGTGCGCGTCACGGTACTCGGACTGCTATCACTCATCAACGACAAGCTCGCCCAGGGCGAAGCGCATTCGATTGTTGGCATTCTGCTTCTGATCCCGGGTCTGGGTTTGTTCTTTGGGCTTACATGGGTGCTCAATCGTATTGTGATCGATTCGAATGCCGATTCGACGAAGTCAACGAAGCCTGCAGGCAGCGTGCGTGCTTGGGCTCTGAGAGCACTTCCGCCAACCAGAGCTGCCATAACAGTTGTGTGCCTGCTTCTTGTCAGCAGAATCGTCTTCTACGGCACTGTGAAATCGCTGCGGATTCAGCTTCAGAAGGATCCGATTTATCCGGCTTCAGGCCAAGCCGTCAGTACGATACCGCGCGAAACCACAAGTTGGGTACAGATCGGTATTGACCAGGTTGAGTCTTCTGAGGTCGTAGAAGAACTGGGCACACAAAACTACGTCAGCCGAAACTACGAAGAGAAACATGCCCCCGAAGGCAGAGAGAAACGTGCAGTACAACTCCATGTGTCCTACTACACAGGACAGATCGACACTGTCCCCCACGTTCCGGATCGATGCTTTATTGGTGGCGGCATGGGTCTGAAAACCGCGATGCACAATGTCCCTTTGAATCTCAATATTTCTCGATGGATGCTGGACGACGATGTCCCTGAGGACTGGGCTGGCCGGATTTACACCGCGCCAACATCCTACTTTGGCTCTGGCAATGGCAACCGAGTTCGCTTGCCGCTTGATCCCGAGCACATTGAGCTTCGTCTGGGGTCTTTCACAGAGGCGCAGCGTGATGAAACTGTGATTGCAGGTTATTTCTTTATTGCGAACGGCCAGGTAGCGGCATCACCTGACCAAGTCCGCCTGATGGCGTTCAACCTGACAGATACCTATGCCTATTACGCGAAGATTCAGGTTACCGGTTCGTCAACGCGCGGTATTCAGACAGAAGATGATCTAGTCGAAGCAGCGGAAGGTCTGTTGAGTGAGATCCTGCCCGACATCATGTTGTGTCTTCCAGACTGGGTTGAAGTGAAGTTTGGTCGATACCCTCCCGAGAACACATTGAAGGAACAGAACACCGACCCGGCTTCTGCGGGATAA
- a CDS encoding polysaccharide biosynthesis/export family protein, which produces MRKTTTQRTTSRYMRATMLAGLAGMAASMVGCNVDSYLDPSIQGVWENTAKVQPILKRLAVIEGPDDGFAEVSEITANDLLPEVEEYRVGPGDVLDVTAYDLNGEGPTVYPVRVSPNGDINIPSLGQVYVNGRTLTEVEQAVEEAMTALVRNPLASVAVSVPRQALYTTIGATGASGQWPLERADLRILDALATAGWFPEDTKEIYVIRQVPLVDADLTPRASSPSDAGNPSGDDQGSITDLIDELTGGGSSPGMLSSNGAKREHQPETATQPDPVVNLVEPETNTNTPSQAGGGQGSWVYLNNKWVRIQSDTPSTTQKARSRVGGSLFTQRVIRVPVDQLLAGNADVNIIVRSGDIIHVPQAAKGFVYVTGQVNRPGTFTLASDLTLVRAIASGSGLGSLAIPERVEITRMLPGDRQATLLLNYSAIVDHSQPDIYLKPNDIINVGTNALALPLAVIRSGFRATYGFGFLLDRNFGNDIFGAPPIRSVN; this is translated from the coding sequence ATGCGTAAGACCACGACACAACGGACAACCAGCAGATATATGCGAGCAACCATGCTTGCCGGTCTCGCAGGTATGGCCGCTTCAATGGTCGGCTGCAATGTCGACAGCTATTTGGACCCATCCATCCAGGGTGTGTGGGAAAACACAGCCAAGGTTCAGCCAATCCTGAAACGACTTGCAGTCATCGAAGGACCTGATGACGGGTTTGCTGAGGTCAGCGAGATCACAGCCAACGATCTGCTTCCCGAAGTTGAAGAATACAGAGTCGGTCCGGGTGACGTGCTTGATGTCACAGCATACGACCTGAATGGTGAAGGTCCCACGGTGTATCCTGTGCGCGTCTCACCGAATGGTGACATCAACATTCCATCGCTGGGTCAGGTGTATGTCAACGGCAGAACACTGACTGAGGTGGAGCAGGCTGTCGAAGAAGCGATGACGGCACTGGTGCGTAACCCGCTGGCATCTGTGGCTGTCAGCGTTCCACGGCAGGCGTTGTATACAACGATTGGTGCAACAGGCGCAAGCGGACAGTGGCCTCTTGAAAGAGCAGATCTTCGCATCCTTGATGCGCTTGCGACTGCTGGCTGGTTCCCGGAAGACACAAAGGAAATCTACGTCATCCGGCAGGTTCCGCTGGTGGATGCAGATCTGACACCACGTGCCTCATCACCTTCCGATGCTGGCAACCCCTCTGGTGATGATCAAGGCTCCATTACAGATCTCATTGACGAGTTAACAGGTGGCGGAAGTTCACCAGGTATGCTTTCGAGCAACGGAGCAAAGCGCGAGCATCAGCCCGAGACAGCAACACAACCCGATCCTGTTGTCAATCTTGTTGAGCCGGAAACAAACACCAATACGCCGTCACAAGCAGGTGGCGGTCAGGGTTCGTGGGTATACCTGAACAACAAGTGGGTACGCATTCAGAGTGACACACCCTCCACGACACAGAAGGCACGTTCACGAGTGGGTGGCTCGCTCTTTACACAGCGTGTCATTCGCGTCCCTGTTGACCAACTTCTTGCTGGCAATGCCGATGTGAACATCATCGTGCGTTCCGGCGACATCATCCATGTCCCTCAGGCAGCAAAGGGATTCGTGTATGTGACTGGGCAGGTAAACCGTCCCGGTACGTTCACTCTCGCGTCTGATTTAACTCTGGTTCGTGCCATTGCATCAGGATCTGGACTCGGTTCTCTGGCGATTCCCGAACGTGTTGAGATCACACGCATGCTGCCGGGAGATCGTCAGGCAACGCTGCTACTGAACTACAGCGCAATAGTTGACCATTCACAGCCCGATATTTATCTGAAGCCGAACGACATTATTAATGTCGGCACGAATGCACTGGCACTTCCGCTTGCAGTTATCCGCAGTGGATTCCGGGCTACGTATGGCTTCGGGTTCCTTCTTGACCGAAACTTTGGTAATGACATCTTCGGAGCACCACCAATCCGAAGTGTGAACTGA
- the lipA gene encoding lipoyl synthase: MTTHGATSVSPALQRHPKRLGGDPVKTLDKPLVSLSSQVINNNQTSTVAPKRKPSWLKAKVPGGPGYQKLKKNIDDHKLFTVCEEAGCPNMGECWARGVATIMILGDTCTRACGFCNVKTGRPMTIDRDEPRRVAASLQLMGLKHVVITSVNRDELPDGGAGIWAQTIMLSKEACPDMSIEVLIPDFLGDAGALQMVIDAQPHIINHNLETVRRMYPAVRPSAKFDRSLELLRRVKEQGGVAKTGIMVGIGERDQDVLDLMDELVETTSRHNGPVPNDPCDILTIGQYLQPTMNHLPIDRWVHPDTFAMFREEGLKRGLKVVESGPLVRSSYHADIQANELSSIEDERAQQSAQRMSQLLSDARSRSDP; encoded by the coding sequence ATGACTACACACGGCGCAACATCTGTCTCTCCGGCATTGCAGCGTCATCCGAAGCGGCTTGGTGGCGATCCGGTGAAGACGCTTGACAAGCCTTTGGTAAGCCTTTCATCGCAAGTTATTAACAACAACCAAACATCGACAGTGGCACCGAAACGAAAGCCTTCGTGGCTCAAAGCCAAGGTGCCCGGTGGACCAGGCTATCAGAAGCTCAAGAAAAACATCGACGACCACAAGCTGTTTACCGTGTGTGAAGAGGCGGGCTGCCCAAACATGGGAGAGTGCTGGGCGCGCGGCGTTGCGACCATCATGATCCTTGGTGATACCTGCACCCGCGCGTGCGGTTTCTGCAATGTAAAGACAGGTCGTCCCATGACGATCGATCGCGATGAGCCCCGTCGCGTTGCAGCATCTCTGCAGCTCATGGGACTCAAGCATGTTGTCATCACGAGCGTGAACCGGGACGAACTCCCTGATGGTGGTGCTGGCATCTGGGCGCAAACAATTATGCTCTCGAAAGAAGCCTGCCCCGATATGTCCATTGAGGTCTTGATTCCTGATTTTCTGGGTGACGCCGGTGCGCTTCAGATGGTGATCGATGCGCAGCCTCACATCATCAACCACAACCTTGAAACCGTCCGCCGCATGTACCCTGCGGTGCGTCCGAGTGCAAAGTTTGATCGCTCACTCGAACTGCTGCGTCGTGTGAAGGAACAGGGCGGTGTTGCAAAAACCGGGATCATGGTGGGAATCGGCGAACGTGATCAGGACGTACTTGATCTGATGGACGAACTCGTCGAAACGACATCAAGACACAACGGTCCGGTGCCGAACGATCCGTGCGACATCCTGACCATCGGGCAGTATCTCCAACCAACAATGAACCACCTGCCGATTGATCGCTGGGTGCATCCGGACACATTCGCAATGTTCCGCGAAGAAGGGTTGAAGCGTGGATTGAAGGTGGTTGAGTCAGGCCCACTCGTACGCTCGTCATACCACGCGGATATCCAGGCAAATGAGCTCAGTTCGATCGAGGACGAGCGTGCACAGCAGTCCGCTCAACGCATGAGCCAACTGCTCAGCGATGCAAGATCGCGCAGCGATCCGTAA
- a CDS encoding DUF58 domain-containing protein — MPAESQVNQQRDGIDSSDASLYLHPQTLARLGTFELRAKHIVEGVMSGMHRSPMHGFSVEFAQHRQYVPGDDLRHLDWKVWGRTDRLHLKQYQQETNLDVICLVDASGSMAYGSRSFADASGTNMGHSPDGRVLWSKFDHATAVAAAISYITLSQGDRAGLVVFSDKVHALLKRSSSQTQWRQIVSALSTEPMNIDPSRDSFDARATNIARVMEQTMATVTNRSLVVLISDLFMQPERFKAALARIKGRGHDLILFQTIDRAELTFDTEMFGAKAGRPERFLGLEGEGALRVDPRAIRDGYLKAIHGHIDMIKHTVLQFGFDYHLIDTYTWLGPTLAAFVARRNAEMRRNKQG, encoded by the coding sequence ATGCCAGCAGAATCGCAGGTCAACCAGCAGCGGGACGGGATCGACAGTTCGGATGCGTCGCTCTACCTCCATCCGCAGACGCTGGCTCGGCTCGGCACGTTCGAACTCCGGGCGAAGCACATCGTCGAAGGCGTGATGAGCGGGATGCATCGATCACCGATGCACGGGTTCAGTGTGGAGTTTGCGCAGCATCGCCAGTATGTCCCGGGTGACGATCTTCGTCACCTCGACTGGAAGGTGTGGGGGCGAACCGACAGATTGCATCTGAAGCAGTACCAGCAGGAAACCAATCTTGATGTCATCTGCTTGGTCGATGCGTCCGGTTCAATGGCGTACGGCTCGCGCAGCTTTGCGGATGCGTCCGGTACAAATATGGGGCACAGCCCCGACGGTCGTGTGCTCTGGTCGAAGTTCGATCATGCCACTGCTGTTGCGGCAGCCATCAGCTATATCACACTCTCGCAGGGTGACCGCGCCGGTCTCGTTGTTTTTTCCGACAAAGTGCATGCGCTGCTGAAACGATCAAGCTCACAGACCCAGTGGAGGCAGATCGTCAGCGCGTTGTCAACTGAACCAATGAATATCGATCCCTCGCGTGACAGTTTCGATGCACGAGCAACAAATATCGCTCGTGTGATGGAGCAGACCATGGCGACGGTGACGAACCGATCGCTTGTTGTGTTGATCAGCGATCTGTTCATGCAGCCCGAGCGGTTCAAGGCAGCTCTTGCACGCATCAAGGGGCGAGGTCACGATCTCATCCTGTTCCAGACAATTGATCGCGCCGAGTTGACGTTCGATACCGAGATGTTCGGCGCAAAGGCGGGCAGGCCGGAGCGTTTTCTCGGATTGGAAGGCGAGGGAGCGTTGCGTGTTGATCCAAGAGCAATACGCGATGGATATTTGAAGGCCATACACGGCCATATCGACATGATCAAGCACACAGTGCTCCAGTTCGGATTTGATTACCATCTGATTGACACATACACGTGGCTTGGTCCGACACTCGCCGCGTTTGTGGCTCGTCGAAACGCAGAGATGCGAAGGAACAAGCAGGGCTGA
- a CDS encoding BatA domain-containing protein — translation MAWSDTRRVCGSSKRRDAKEQAGLNAAQYAMNFVHPILAIAGISAVAIPIAIHLLMRRKHRPIAWGAMAFLLEAYRQQRRRLQMEQLLLLLIRCLLVLLVGLAVARPMIKSLGTESSANVDVYILLDNSLTSQTVDPDTGATALAQHIETAQELLQSMEARTGASHRAALVLLGGPASAPFLPPSSSIAELRSRIAHTRATESRVDLDGAIQIVRSSVLDTPDTDVMVVLLSEFREGSFRPQQELAQLKHDIGTEQHMTIVALEPDQSARANSAIESVEFVRTNPAISSDAESGAHVRVTARRFGPTVREAASATVRASNEPLTDDRSRDGVNVDWQPGETSATILVPVEQSDAGQSGLVFVDIASAGDTIAADNAAQMVVPKVDSLQIGLVTPRTLPGTNATFDPDNPADWLRIALEPMEQRASPPETMRVRILEPGSLESAFVQTFDAVIIPDPGLLSVNDWEGLRSFVAEHRGVVVVMPSSAGGAQLWTDAFDREFATGWTIGREPVAAAHTLAKALVQDSIGQRLLSVLIPEFETLSAPVHVSQYLEMRVPDRDIVLALDNDLPLITAKIISNNIDNQSAQSGMVVLFAVPISLAWTDLPGRPMFVPLLHELLQQSVTTVSTDQPFIAGQQVAVDRVIREIEPVDPSNAVEFAQSGTAAILRYAGVYTKRDAAGEPVGTVVVQSDTTASNTNAGSSEQIIEAVAPLADEFIWLQHAGETVLESQTGSVAPSLLFAAGSRGRAVWRWLIILGLVFAVIELVLARLTSHAGKSRTQYAMTINPS, via the coding sequence GTGGCTTGGTCCGACACTCGCCGCGTTTGTGGCTCGTCGAAACGCAGAGATGCGAAGGAACAAGCAGGGCTGAACGCAGCGCAATACGCAATGAACTTTGTCCATCCCATCCTTGCGATCGCTGGTATCAGCGCAGTTGCGATTCCAATCGCGATCCATCTGCTTATGCGCAGGAAGCACAGACCGATTGCATGGGGTGCGATGGCATTCCTGCTCGAAGCGTATCGCCAGCAGCGCAGGCGTCTGCAGATGGAGCAGTTGCTTCTGCTGCTGATCCGGTGCCTTCTGGTACTGCTGGTTGGCCTTGCAGTTGCTCGACCGATGATCAAGTCGCTTGGCACAGAAAGCAGCGCAAATGTTGATGTGTACATCCTACTCGACAACTCGCTGACATCGCAAACAGTGGATCCTGACACCGGCGCAACTGCCCTCGCGCAGCACATTGAGACGGCGCAGGAACTGCTGCAATCGATGGAAGCACGCACAGGTGCATCACATCGAGCAGCGCTCGTGCTGCTTGGAGGTCCTGCAAGTGCGCCATTTCTCCCGCCCTCGTCAAGCATTGCCGAACTGCGATCTCGCATTGCGCATACCCGAGCAACTGAAAGCCGCGTTGATCTTGATGGCGCAATCCAGATTGTCCGTTCGTCGGTGCTTGATACACCCGATACTGATGTCATGGTCGTGTTGCTGAGCGAGTTTCGTGAAGGATCGTTTCGTCCACAGCAGGAGCTTGCGCAGCTTAAGCACGACATTGGAACTGAGCAGCATATGACGATTGTTGCGCTTGAGCCGGACCAATCTGCCCGAGCAAATAGTGCGATTGAGTCTGTCGAGTTTGTTCGAACAAATCCAGCGATCTCATCTGATGCAGAATCTGGCGCGCACGTCCGTGTGACTGCCCGGCGTTTTGGCCCGACCGTGCGCGAAGCTGCCAGTGCAACGGTTCGTGCATCAAATGAACCCCTCACTGACGATCGCTCAAGAGATGGCGTCAATGTTGACTGGCAGCCGGGTGAAACAAGTGCAACCATACTTGTTCCGGTGGAACAATCAGATGCAGGGCAATCAGGCCTGGTGTTTGTAGATATTGCATCAGCTGGTGACACGATTGCTGCAGACAACGCAGCGCAGATGGTCGTGCCGAAGGTGGACTCGCTTCAGATTGGTCTTGTCACACCGAGAACACTCCCCGGAACAAACGCCACGTTCGACCCAGACAATCCCGCGGACTGGTTGCGCATCGCGCTTGAGCCGATGGAACAACGTGCTTCTCCCCCTGAAACGATGCGGGTACGTATTCTTGAGCCTGGATCGCTTGAGAGCGCTTTCGTGCAGACCTTTGATGCTGTGATAATCCCGGATCCAGGTCTCCTCAGTGTGAATGACTGGGAAGGGCTGCGAAGCTTTGTTGCAGAGCATCGCGGTGTTGTTGTGGTCATGCCATCAAGTGCCGGCGGTGCGCAGCTCTGGACTGATGCGTTCGATCGCGAGTTTGCAACCGGATGGACGATTGGACGTGAACCCGTCGCAGCAGCACACACACTCGCGAAGGCGCTGGTTCAGGATTCGATTGGTCAGCGACTTCTGAGTGTGCTGATACCGGAGTTTGAAACACTCTCTGCGCCCGTACATGTGAGTCAGTATCTTGAAATGCGCGTGCCCGATCGCGATATTGTGCTGGCGCTGGATAATGATCTGCCGCTGATCACAGCGAAGATTATTTCGAACAACATAGACAACCAGTCTGCTCAGTCGGGCATGGTTGTTCTCTTCGCAGTTCCCATCTCATTGGCATGGACAGACCTGCCCGGCAGACCAATGTTTGTTCCTCTACTTCATGAGTTGCTCCAGCAGAGCGTAACAACAGTCTCGACAGACCAGCCGTTCATTGCTGGTCAACAGGTTGCGGTTGATCGTGTCATACGAGAGATCGAGCCGGTTGATCCATCAAACGCTGTCGAGTTTGCTCAGTCGGGGACTGCAGCAATATTGCGATACGCTGGTGTATACACAAAGCGGGATGCCGCTGGCGAACCCGTTGGCACAGTTGTCGTGCAATCAGACACGACTGCGAGTAACACCAATGCTGGTTCGAGCGAGCAGATTATAGAGGCAGTGGCGCCGCTGGCTGATGAGTTTATCTGGCTTCAGCACGCAGGCGAAACTGTACTTGAGTCGCAAACTGGCAGTGTGGCACCATCGCTATTGTTTGCTGCAGGTTCCCGGGGGCGCGCAGTTTGGCGCTGGCTGATTATTCTTGGGCTTGTCTTTGCAGTCATCGAACTTGTGCTTGCACGTTTGACAAGCCATGCCGGAAAATCACGTACGCAGTATGCGATGACCATCAACCCGAGCTAA